In Serratia sp. FDAARGOS_506, a genomic segment contains:
- the tesB gene encoding acyl-CoA thioesterase II has translation MSQALQNLLDLLDLEKIEEGLFRGQSEDLGLRQVFGGQVVGQALYAAKQTVPDERSVHSFHSYFLRPGDSGKPIVYDVETLRDGNSFSARRVSAIQHGKPIFYMTASFQSPEEGFEHQNLMPDVPPPEGLLSESEIAQKLAHMLPEKVREKFIGQKPIEMRPVKFHNPLKGSVEEPYRYVWFRANGSMPDDQRIHQYLLGYASDFNFLPTALQPHGVGFLEPGMQVATIDHSMWFHRPFRMDDWLLYAVESSSASGARGFVRGQIYTRDGVLVATTVQEGVIRQRDA, from the coding sequence GATTTGGGGCTTCGCCAGGTATTCGGCGGCCAGGTTGTAGGCCAGGCGCTGTATGCCGCCAAACAGACGGTGCCGGACGAACGCAGCGTGCATTCGTTCCACAGCTACTTCCTGCGCCCGGGCGACAGCGGCAAACCTATCGTTTACGACGTAGAAACCTTGCGCGACGGCAACAGCTTCAGCGCACGCCGCGTCAGTGCCATCCAACATGGCAAACCTATCTTCTATATGACCGCCTCCTTCCAAAGCCCGGAAGAGGGTTTTGAGCACCAAAACCTGATGCCGGATGTACCGCCGCCGGAAGGACTGCTGTCTGAATCAGAGATCGCCCAGAAGCTGGCGCACATGCTGCCGGAAAAAGTGCGCGAGAAATTTATCGGCCAGAAGCCGATCGAAATGCGCCCGGTAAAATTCCACAACCCGCTGAAAGGCAGCGTGGAAGAACCGTACCGCTACGTATGGTTTCGCGCCAACGGCAGCATGCCGGACGACCAACGCATCCACCAATACCTGCTGGGCTACGCGTCGGACTTTAACTTCCTGCCAACGGCGTTGCAGCCGCACGGCGTCGGCTTCCTCGAGCCGGGCATGCAGGTGGCCACCATTGACCACTCAATGTGGTTCCACCGTCCGTTCCGCATGGATGACTGGCTGCTGTACGCGGTGGAGAGCTCCTCCGCTTCCGGCGCTCGTGGCTTTGTACGCGGCCAGATCTACACCCGCGACGGCGTATTGGTCGCCACCACCGTGCAGGAAGGGGTGATTCGCCAACGCGACGCCTGA